Proteins encoded by one window of Lathyrus oleraceus cultivar Zhongwan6 chromosome 1, CAAS_Psat_ZW6_1.0, whole genome shotgun sequence:
- the LOC127098709 gene encoding secreted RxLR effector protein 161-like, translating to MLGSKPALTPTDPSVKLHADSGKAFEDIGAYSRLIGRLMYLNTTHPDITYATQQLSQFLHNPTMAHYHAACRVIRYLKNSPDRGILFRRNAELQQLGFSNSDWAGCIDSRRSISGYYFFLGTSLISWRTKKQDTISRSSSETEYRTLSFATCELLWLIVLMKELYIKCAKLPVLYCDSQSAMHIASNQVFHERTKHLEIDCHLVREKLQQGLLGLLPISTHEQLADFLTKGITNFNLQQFYFQAWYDQHSPCLA from the coding sequence ATGCTTGGATCTAAACCAGCTCTCACACCTACTGATCCATCTGTTAAATTACATGCTGATAGTGGCAAGGCTTTTGAAGATATTGGAGCATACAGTCGATTGATAGGACGTCTGATGTATCTTAACACCACACACCCAGACATCACTTATGCCACGCAACAACTTAGTCAATTTCTGCACAATCCAACAATGGCACATTATCATGCTGCCTGTAGAGTTATTCGATACCTGAAAAATAGCCCTGACAGAGGAATATTATTTCGAAGAAATGCTGAACTGCAACAACTTGGTTTCTCAAATTCTGATTGGGCAGGCTGCATTGATTCAAGGAGATCTATTTCAGGATACTATTTCTTTCTTGGCACTTCGCTCATATCATGGCGTACAAAGAAGCAGGACACCATTTCCAGATCATCATCAGAAACTGAGTATCGAACACTGTCATTTGCCACATGTGAACTGCTTTGGTTGATAGTTCTCATGAAGGAACTGTACATCAAGTGTGCCAAACTTCCTGTTCTTTATTGTGACAGTCAAAGCGCAATGCATATTGCGTCCAATCAGGTATTCCATGAACGAACTAAACATCTCGAAATTGATTGTCATTTGGTTCGTGAGAAGCTTCAACAAGGTTTACTTGGACTCCTACCTATTTCTACTCATGAGCAGCTTGCTGATTTTTTAACCAAGGGCATTACCAACTTCAACCTTCAACAATTTTATTTCCAAGCTTGGTATGATCAACATTCACCATGCTTAGCTTGA